A single region of the Silene latifolia isolate original U9 population chromosome 8, ASM4854445v1, whole genome shotgun sequence genome encodes:
- the LOC141595059 gene encoding uncharacterized protein LOC141595059, translated as MAAGYINGKWNVQPDGYTPAGCYKWFKGNKPRVNWCKAIWNGWVIPKHQFLGWLIAHEALNTTARLSSFGLAIEDKCYLCGLSEETIEHLFYDCVYSNGVIRELNKQTRWDYPMRDKLNWYVQRTGTVLQRGVQSAMMMGTLYQIWHQRNKSKNENVLLRPECVAKNFMEEMRSRVRGRDRSLMTIAERDWLKGMRLVE; from the coding sequence ATGGCTGCTGGTTACATCAATGGCAAATGGAATGTTCAACCAGATGGCTATACACCAGCTGGATGTTATAAATGGTTTAAAGGAAATAAGCCTCGAGTTAATTGGTGCAAAGCAATCTGGAATGGGTGGGTAATACCAAAGCATCAATTCCTGGGGTGGCTCATTGCCCATGAAGCTCTGAACACCACAGCTAGACTATCAAGCTTTGGGTTGGCCATTGAGGATAAATGTTACTTGTGTGGTTTATCTGAAGAAACCATTGAACATTTATTTTATGATTGTGTTTACAGCAATGGGGTCATCAGGGAGTTGAACAAGCAGACTAGGTGGGATTATCCTATGAGGGATAAGCTGAATTGGTATGTGCAGAGGACGGGAACAGTGCTGCAAAGGGGAGTACAGTCAGCTATGATGATGGGTACGTTGTATCAGATATGGCATCAGAGAAACAAAAGCAAGAATGAGAATGTTCTGCTACGTCCTGAGTGTGTGGCAAAGAATTTTATGGAGGAGATGAGATCACGAGTTCGAGGCCGGGATAGATCACTAATGACAATTGCTGAGAGAGATTGGCTAAAAGGAATGCGTCTAGTAGAGtga